Below is a window of Oscillatoria salina IIICB1 DNA.
GTCTTACTACAGACCCTATGGAATGTATTATCAACCGTCGCGCTCAGTTTAGTGCCAGTCATCGTTATTGGCTACCCGAACTTAGCGAAGCGGAAAATCAGCAGTTATTTGGAGCCTGTAGTCGTTTTCCCGGACACGGACACAACTACGTGCTATATGTATCTCTCGCTGGCAAATTAAACAAATACGGGATGGTACAAAATTTATCTAATGTCAAGCAAACAATCGGACGGGAAATTACCGAACAGCTAGATTATGCTTATCTGAATGAGGCATGGTCGGAATTTAGCGAAACTCTACCAACTACGGAAAATATTGCCAGAGTAATTTGGCAAAGGTTAGCACCTCATCTGACCCTAGTTAAAATTAAGTTATTGGAAAACCCAGAACTTTGGGCAGAATATCAAGGAAACGGTATGGAAGCGTCTTTAACTATTAGCACCCATTTTAGTGCGGCTCATCGGCTCGCTCTTCCCGAACTAAGCTACGAAGAAAATAGTGAAATTTATGGTAAATGCGCTCGTCCTAATGGTCACGGACACAATTACCATTTAGAAGTTACGGTCAAAGGCGAAATTGACCCTCGTACAGGAATGATTGTGGATTTAGTAGCTTTTCAGCAAGCAGTGGAAGACTACGTGGTCGAGCCATTTGACCATACGTTCCTAAATAAAGACATTGCTTATTTTGCTGAGGTAGTTCCCACTGCGGAAAACATTGCTATTCGCATTTGTCAACTATTACAAGCACCGATCGCAGAACTAGGTGCAGAATTAGATAAAGTTAAACTAATTGAAAGTCCGAATAACTCTTGTGAAGTGTTTTGTCGTCAAGTAGCGAAAAATAGTAACACACCAGAAAAAGCCGCACCAATGTTAGCTTCTCGATAGAGGGAATTGGGCGATTCGGCTTTGAAAGTTCATCCAATCGAGGAAGACTCCCACAGACGAGCTTTAATTTTAGCATC
It encodes the following:
- a CDS encoding 6-carboxytetrahydropterin synthase; the encoded protein is MECIINRRAQFSASHRYWLPELSEAENQQLFGACSRFPGHGHNYVLYVSLAGKLNKYGMVQNLSNVKQTIGREITEQLDYAYLNEAWSEFSETLPTTENIARVIWQRLAPHLTLVKIKLLENPELWAEYQGNGMEASLTISTHFSAAHRLALPELSYEENSEIYGKCARPNGHGHNYHLEVTVKGEIDPRTGMIVDLVAFQQAVEDYVVEPFDHTFLNKDIAYFAEVVPTAENIAIRICQLLQAPIAELGAELDKVKLIESPNNSCEVFCRQVAKNSNTPEKAAPMLASR